From Temnothorax longispinosus isolate EJ_2023e chromosome 3, Tlon_JGU_v1, whole genome shotgun sequence, one genomic window encodes:
- the Sod2 gene encoding superoxide dismutase 2: MCRTVSTEPRATASRKLGQILGKGRIAATRGIDSSPLAPIMLAARRALISSTIKDVFARSKHSLPDLPYDYKALEPIISSEIMELHHSKHHATYVNNLNVAEEKMREAVAKGDVNTQIALGPAIKFNGGGHLNHSIFWCNLSPNGSNPDAALAQQISKDFGSLEEMKKRLSEMTVAIQGSGWGWLGYDQKAKSLRLATCANQDPLQATTGLVPLFGIDVWEHAYYLQYKNVRPVYVQAIFDIINWQDINARFKSATSC, from the exons ATGTGTAGAACCGTAAGCACGGAACCACGGGCAACCGCAAGTAGAAAACTTGGACAAATCCTTGGGAAAGGTAGAATCGCAGCTACCCGAGGAATAGACAGTTCACCCCTCGCCCCGATCATGCTCGCAGCAAGGCGCGCTTTGATCTCCAGCACGAT CAAGGATGTCTTCGCGAGGTCGAAACATTCACTTCCGGATCTGCCTTACGACTACAAGGCTCTGGAACCCATTATATCCAGCGAGATCATGGAGCTTCATCATTCCAAACATCATGCTACCTACGTTAACAATTTGAACGTGGCCGAGGAAAAAATGCGGGAGGCAGTCGCAAAAGGCGACGTCAATACACAAATCGCCCTGGGCCCAGCTATCAAGTTCAACGGCGGTGGTCATCTTAATCATTCGATCTTCTGGTGCAACCTCTCGCCCAATGGTAGCAATCCGGATG ctgCCCTTGCGCAACAAATCAGCAAAGACTTCGGCAGTTTAGAGGAAATGAAGAAACGCTTGTCCGAGATGACCGTGGCGATTCAGGGCTCCGGCTGGGGTTGGCTCGGTTACGATCAGAAAGCCAAGTCGCTGAGGCTAGCGACCTGTGCGAATCAAGATCCCCTGCAAGCCACGACCGGTCTCGTTCCTCTCTTCGGCATCGACGTGTGGGAACACGCCTATTACTTGCAATATAAGAACGTGCGACCCGTTTACGTGCAAGCAATCTTCGACATCATTAACTGGCAGGATATAAACGCACGCTTCAAAAGCGCCACTAGTTGTTAA
- the Fl(2)d gene encoding pre-mRNA-splicing regulator female-lethal(2)D isoform X2 — MARRNDTKNQSELTSLRESENKYRQQYIEASHREKILVRRLASKEQELQEYINQITEMKATQAPSAAALRSALLDPAVNILIQKLRQELITTKGKLEDTQNELSAWKFTPDSNTGKRLMAKCRLLYQENEELGRMIASGRIAKLEGELALQKSFSEEVKKSQSELDEFLQDLDEDVEGMQSTIYFLQQELRKARESVTLLQQENSALKANTNDNNLSNGLSPHTPPIKKEEPEETAVPDTKVPKPMEDSDMCKGVRTPPLTSPQSELTSVERTERAERKLNQADHNDESSSDSAALIIKVENEELSDREEEQEENRNKRLLRSKNHSRNSGKSNGEEVITRTTRGRDRTKREKSAASSDDERTHKKKRRESILSLDYNEADDDALVLTNGETLQSDPE, encoded by the exons GTGAACTAACTTCATTGAGAGAATCCGAAAACAAATACAGACAACAATATATAGAAGCATCTCACAGGGAGAAGATCTTAGTAAGGAGGCTTGCCTCTAAAGAACAGGAATTGCAAGAGTATATT aATCAAATAACTGAAATGAAAGCCACCCAAGCTCCGTCCGCAGCTGCATTAAGGTCTGCTCTATTAGATCCGGCTgttaatatattgatacaGAAATTAAGGCAAGAGTTAATAACGACCAAGGGCAAATTGGAGGATACACAGAATGAACTAAGCGCGTGGAAGTTTACCCCGGATAG taaTACGGGGAAAAGGTTAATGGCAAAATGTAGATTGTTATATCAGGAAAATGAAGAACTTGGTCGTATGATTGCCAGTGGACGTATTGCTAAATTGGAAGGCGAGCTTGCTCTGCAAAAGAGTTTCAGTGAAGAAGTGAAAAAGTCACAATCAG AATTAGACGAGTTTCTGCAAGATTTAGATGAGGACGTGGAGGGTATGCAGAGCACCATTTACTTTTTACAACAAGAACTACGCAAGGCTCGAGAGTCGGTCACGCTACTGCAACAGGAGAATTCAGCATTGAAGGCGAATACAAACGACAATAATTTATCCAACGGTTTGTCGCCCCATACGCCACCGATTAAGAAAGAGGAACCGGAAGAAACCGCTGTACCAGATACGAAAGTTCCAAAACCGATGGAGGACAGTGATATGTGCAAAGGTGTAAGGACTCCACCGTTAACGTCGCCCCAGAGTGAGCTTACCAGTGTCGAAAGAACAGAACGTGCAGAGAGAAAACTTAATCAAGCCGATCATAATGACGAGAGTTCTAGCGACTCCGCGGCGTTAATTATTAAGGTTGAAAACGAGGAACTTAGTGATAGGGAGGAGGAGCAGGAGGAGAATCGGAACAAGCGATTGTTAAGGAGTAAAAATCACAGTAGGAATAGTGGTAAATCGAACGGGGAGGAGGTGATAACGCGAACAACGCGGGGTAGGGACAGGACAAAGAGGGAGAAAAGTGCAGCCAGTAGTGATGATGAAAGGACGCACAAGAAGAAACGGAGGGAGAGTATTCTTTCTCTCGATTATAACGAGGCCGATGACGACGCGTTAGTTTTAACCAATGGCGAGACTCTGCAGAGTGATCCGGAATGA